One Paenibacillus sp. FSL W8-0186 genomic window carries:
- a CDS encoding histidine kinase, which produces MRKKLMLFFICLVMIPILTIYSVAINIFYESTKKDLQALFSNHIHGIGKSADQFFTDALDLTTYPLMETNLKAFLSKPKDDENYFALTSNANSILLSMPYGFSNGIRGISLLSRDQASINVGISLKISKEDLEAARAGASRPYWDYRDVSSLQDTPKETYSHITLTRLLRNPSNLSEELGFIKIAMSRKQLIDTLMSDRINHEVSYFIIDENNKLLVDTSSGQSYANLKGDISYPHLLQLASSSANTQINGQYFISAHKIERTPFVLYSIVKPNILTIIKETLLKGLSLTVVLVLLFTLLLSFTFSQIITAPLVKLGKRMKSISNEDFSVRIDVKRNDEIAVLANNFNRMAQRLDFLYKEVYMGNLKLQQAQLSALQTQINPHFLYNTLDTIYWMSEMGDTKNVSSMVSNMSKMMRMTLSPNNSDMVTLSEELEHLSCYIHIQRIRYGDQFVFDIDCPEHLKSYYVLRLLLQPLVENALLHGLKNSTHGIVKVRIYENENTLVYEVMNNGTPVDVTEINRLLEVEGSGMRGFALRNIKERIALKNGKGFHLGCFLRDGFSVFQITQKLRVEEADAREITLADYNSEQTKGLKR; this is translated from the coding sequence ATGCGTAAAAAGCTTATGCTATTCTTCATCTGCCTCGTCATGATCCCGATTCTTACGATTTATTCCGTAGCCATCAACATCTTTTATGAGAGCACCAAAAAAGATTTGCAAGCGCTTTTTTCGAACCATATCCATGGAATCGGCAAAAGCGCGGATCAATTTTTTACCGATGCGCTGGATCTTACGACCTATCCATTAATGGAAACGAATCTAAAAGCTTTCTTAAGCAAGCCGAAGGATGATGAGAACTATTTCGCGCTGACCAGCAACGCCAATAGCATCCTGCTCTCTATGCCCTACGGTTTCTCCAACGGCATTCGCGGCATTTCTCTCCTTTCGCGGGATCAAGCCTCTATTAATGTAGGCATTTCGTTAAAAATATCGAAGGAGGATCTGGAGGCTGCTCGAGCCGGGGCATCGAGACCCTATTGGGATTATCGCGACGTTTCCAGCCTGCAGGATACGCCAAAGGAAACATACAGCCATATTACTCTAACCCGATTGCTGAGGAATCCGAGCAATTTGTCCGAGGAGCTCGGCTTTATCAAGATCGCCATGAGCCGGAAGCAGCTTATCGATACCCTGATGTCGGACCGGATCAACCACGAGGTCTCCTATTTTATCATTGATGAAAATAACAAGCTCCTTGTAGATACGAGCTCCGGTCAAAGCTACGCCAACCTGAAGGGGGACATTTCCTATCCGCATCTTCTCCAGTTGGCTTCCAGCTCGGCTAATACGCAGATCAACGGGCAATATTTCATTTCCGCCCATAAAATAGAACGAACTCCATTCGTTTTATACAGCATTGTAAAACCGAATATTCTAACTATTATTAAGGAAACGCTTCTTAAGGGCTTGTCGCTGACCGTCGTGCTGGTGCTCCTGTTTACGCTGCTATTGTCCTTCACTTTTTCCCAGATTATCACGGCCCCGCTCGTCAAGCTGGGCAAGCGCATGAAGTCGATCTCCAACGAGGATTTCTCCGTGCGCATCGACGTTAAGAGAAATGATGAAATCGCGGTGCTGGCCAACAATTTCAACCGTATGGCGCAGCGGCTGGACTTTCTGTATAAGGAAGTCTACATGGGGAATTTGAAATTACAGCAAGCGCAGCTAAGCGCCCTGCAAACACAGATCAACCCCCATTTTTTATATAACACGCTGGACACGATCTACTGGATGTCGGAGATGGGCGACACCAAAAATGTCAGCTCCATGGTTTCAAATATGTCGAAAATGATGCGCATGACACTCTCCCCCAACAATAGTGACATGGTGACGCTGTCGGAAGAGCTGGAGCATCTAAGCTGCTACATCCATATCCAACGAATCCGCTACGGCGACCAGTTCGTGTTCGACATCGATTGTCCGGAGCATTTGAAGTCCTATTACGTTCTGCGCCTTCTGCTGCAGCCGCTGGTCGAAAACGCACTGCTTCACGGGCTGAAGAACAGCACCCATGGCATCGTAAAGGTGCGAATTTACGAAAACGAAAATACGCTCGTTTACGAGGTGATGAATAATGGCACACCGGTGGACGTTACTGAAATTAACCGCCTGCTGGAGGTAGAGGGCAGCGGCATGCGGGGCTTTGCTTTACGGAACATTAAGGAGCGGATCGCTCTGAAAAATGGAAAGGGCTTTCATCTAGGTTGTTTTTTGCGTGACGGATTCAGCGTCTTCCAAATTACGCAAAAGCTGAGGGTTGAAGAGGCCGATGCCCGGGAAATTACGCTGGCAGACTACAACAGTGAACAAACAAAGGGGCTGAAGAGATGA
- a CDS encoding response regulator, with product MIKILLVDDEAFIRQGIRYTIPWEKHGMEIVGEAANGEDGLKLAIQLSPDIVFADIQMPIMSGIELARKLNEYLPRTKVIILSAYGNTENFTRAIEVKVSSFVLKNADSGKILEAALRAKDAIAEENAAFGRQALMQTIYKENQHLIKSALFAKFLKNEIPLITFQKKAEKLDMPLPGPCYSVLLSRCVAHDDWLVYNHFAQAFQEFEPFVFFMDDGKLVTVLNVGAQGVSEEVMDKTLANLKPYIFGNSMVLMNRIESLEKLSCAYALLDGALDACFWNTEREYTEVAPTDMFSSVGLSEIRNSESKVISAVLSKNAAHIESAIQDYAEFMRQNAVSRSRFLESVNRIIVLMEAVMERHNDARKTAEIVAETETPEEVIELLLSLAKPNMETDYKNVQFAAALDYISQNYNKDLKLTDVAKAVYISTGYLSRIFKSETGYSFKEWVNRIRIEKAKELILNSDLKYYEIAELVGYKDYKYFSAYFNKLCGVSAKEYKVLNSPMLHR from the coding sequence ATGATAAAAATCCTGCTCGTTGACGACGAAGCATTTATCCGTCAGGGAATTCGCTATACGATTCCGTGGGAAAAGCATGGGATGGAAATTGTCGGAGAGGCAGCTAACGGAGAAGATGGCCTGAAGCTGGCCATTCAGCTCTCCCCTGATATCGTTTTTGCAGACATCCAGATGCCAATCATGAGCGGAATTGAGCTGGCGAGAAAATTAAATGAATATTTGCCGCGTACGAAGGTGATTATCCTCTCCGCATATGGCAATACCGAAAACTTTACCCGTGCGATTGAAGTAAAGGTAAGCTCCTTCGTCCTGAAAAATGCCGATTCCGGCAAAATACTGGAGGCGGCCCTCCGGGCAAAGGACGCTATTGCGGAAGAAAATGCCGCCTTTGGGCGCCAGGCGCTGATGCAGACGATCTATAAGGAAAACCAGCATTTGATTAAATCCGCCTTGTTTGCGAAATTTTTAAAAAACGAAATCCCGTTGATCACGTTTCAGAAGAAGGCGGAAAAACTGGATATGCCGCTGCCGGGCCCCTGCTATTCAGTACTGCTCTCCCGCTGTGTTGCGCATGACGACTGGCTGGTGTACAACCATTTTGCGCAGGCTTTTCAGGAGTTCGAGCCCTTCGTATTCTTCATGGATGACGGCAAGCTCGTAACGGTATTGAATGTCGGTGCGCAAGGTGTTTCAGAGGAGGTTATGGACAAGACGCTGGCCAATCTCAAGCCTTATATTTTCGGCAACAGTATGGTGTTAATGAACCGGATCGAGTCGCTGGAGAAGCTCTCCTGCGCTTATGCGCTGCTGGATGGTGCGCTGGATGCCTGCTTCTGGAACACGGAGCGGGAATATACGGAGGTTGCGCCAACAGATATGTTTTCTAGCGTGGGACTCAGTGAAATACGGAATAGCGAGAGCAAGGTCATCTCCGCGGTCTTGTCCAAAAATGCTGCCCATATTGAAAGCGCTATCCAGGATTACGCTGAGTTTATGCGTCAAAATGCCGTCTCCCGGTCGCGCTTTCTGGAATCGGTGAACCGGATCATCGTGCTGATGGAGGCCGTGATGGAAAGGCACAACGATGCCCGCAAAACCGCAGAAATTGTTGCTGAAACGGAAACGCCCGAGGAAGTGATTGAGCTGTTGCTGAGCCTGGCCAAGCCAAACATGGAGACGGATTATAAAAATGTGCAGTTTGCGGCCGCACTGGATTATATCAGCCAAAATTATAACAAGGATCTCAAGCTGACCGATGTCGCCAAGGCCGTTTACATTTCCACCGGTTATTTGAGCAGAATCTTCAAAAGCGAAACCGGCTATTCCTTTAAAGAGTGGGTGAATCGCATTCGCATCGAAAAAGCGAAGGAACTCATTCTAAACAGTGATTTGAAATACTATGAAATCGCCGAATTGGTAGGGTACAAGGATTACAAGTATTTCTCCGCCTATTTCAACAAATTATGCGGAGTCAGCGCGAAGGAATATAAAGTGCTGAACAGCCCGATGCTTCATCGTTAG
- a CDS encoding carbohydrate ABC transporter permease yields the protein MRKLSSLGIHLFLIIASVVSLFPFVWMLIGMTNTSSDIVKGKFSFGTMLQSNITKLLDMTNLGAAFGNSALIAIVGTVGTLVLSSMAGYGFEIYRSKGKDRLFGLLMLSMMMPFAAVMIPLFRMFSNMGMLNTPTAVILPSITTAFMIFFFMQNTKSFPRELLQAGRVDGLGEWRLFAQVYVPTMKPTYAAAAIITFMNYWNSFLWPLIALQTQDKKTLPLIVSSLASSYNPDYGIIMVAIVITTLPTVLIFFLLQKQFVQGMLGSVK from the coding sequence ATGAGAAAATTAAGCTCGCTGGGTATTCATTTGTTCCTGATTATCGCGTCTGTCGTTTCTCTGTTTCCCTTCGTCTGGATGCTGATTGGCATGACCAACACATCCTCGGATATCGTGAAGGGCAAGTTCAGCTTCGGTACGATGCTGCAGAGCAATATCACCAAACTGCTGGATATGACCAACCTCGGGGCTGCCTTCGGGAACTCGGCGCTGATCGCGATCGTCGGCACGGTTGGAACGCTGGTCTTGAGCTCCATGGCCGGGTATGGCTTTGAAATTTACCGTTCCAAGGGCAAGGACAGGCTGTTCGGCCTGCTCATGCTCTCCATGATGATGCCGTTCGCGGCTGTCATGATTCCGCTGTTCCGCATGTTCAGCAACATGGGCATGCTGAATACGCCGACCGCGGTCATCCTGCCTTCGATTACGACGGCATTTATGATCTTCTTCTTCATGCAGAATACGAAGTCGTTTCCGCGGGAGCTGCTGCAGGCCGGGCGGGTCGACGGATTAGGCGAGTGGCGCTTGTTCGCCCAGGTCTACGTTCCAACGATGAAGCCGACCTATGCGGCCGCAGCGATCATTACGTTCATGAACTACTGGAACAGCTTCCTGTGGCCTTTGATCGCTTTGCAGACGCAGGATAAGAAGACGCTGCCGCTGATCGTATCGTCGCTGGCCTCCTCCTATAATCCGGACTACGGAATTATTATGGTGGCCATCGTGATTACGACGCTGCCGACGGTGCTGATTTTCTTCCTGCTGCAGAAGCAATTCGTGCAGGGTATGCTTGGTTCGGTGAAATAG
- a CDS encoding sugar ABC transporter permease: MGSKWNKSSLMGWQFVLLPSALILLFSFYPMLQSLLLSFQSGKGTVYQYVGLANYGRLFSDPMFKQAVLNTLLYLIVQVPIMLMLGLVIAYFLNMPKLRFKGFYRTAIFLPCVTSLVSYAVLFKSIFAVDGILNKMLMSIHLIQEPVAWLMDPVWAKVVIIAAITWRWTGYNMIFYLSAMQNIDPSVYEAASIDGASKTRQFFSITVPMLKPIILFTAIISTNGTLQLFDEVVNITNGGPGNSTMTISQYIYNLSFVYTPNFGYAATVSYAIVVMVAVLAFLQLKVGGEKQ, translated from the coding sequence ATGGGCAGTAAATGGAATAAATCTTCTTTGATGGGATGGCAGTTCGTGCTGTTGCCTTCAGCGCTTATTCTTTTGTTCAGCTTCTATCCCATGCTGCAATCCTTGCTCTTGTCGTTTCAGTCCGGCAAAGGAACGGTGTATCAATATGTAGGACTAGCCAATTATGGGCGCTTGTTCTCAGATCCGATGTTCAAGCAAGCGGTCCTTAATACGCTGTTATACCTGATTGTCCAGGTACCGATCATGCTGATGCTCGGGCTGGTGATCGCTTATTTTCTGAACATGCCGAAGCTCCGCTTCAAAGGGTTTTATCGTACGGCCATATTTCTGCCCTGCGTAACATCGCTCGTATCTTATGCGGTGCTGTTCAAGAGTATTTTTGCCGTCGACGGCATTCTGAACAAGATGCTGATGTCCATCCACCTGATCCAAGAGCCGGTTGCCTGGCTCATGGATCCTGTATGGGCGAAGGTCGTCATCATTGCGGCGATTACCTGGCGCTGGACCGGTTACAATATGATTTTCTATCTGTCGGCGATGCAGAATATTGATCCAAGCGTCTATGAGGCGGCTTCGATTGATGGCGCGTCGAAGACACGGCAATTTTTCAGCATTACCGTTCCGATGCTAAAGCCGATCATCTTATTCACGGCGATTATTTCGACGAACGGGACCCTGCAGTTGTTTGATGAGGTTGTCAACATTACGAACGGCGGTCCGGGCAACTCGACGATGACGATTTCTCAGTATATCTATAACCTGTCCTTCGTCTATACGCCTAACTTCGGTTATGCGGCGACAGTGTCCTATGCCATCGTAGTGATGGTGGCGGTGCTGGCCTTCCTTCAGCTCAAGGTCGGAGGTGAGAAACAATGA
- a CDS encoding extracellular solute-binding protein, translating to MKKWLSMLLLVSMTASLLAACGSSNSGSADKGGNEAGSGGTKKVVAWAWDPSFNGAALKIAEDLYKKDHPDFQLEVIDMAKTDLEQKLNTNLAAGVKDGLPDIILVNDPNIQKYVTAYPGTFADFKEKVDFTQFSPYKVDALRIEDKIYGVPFDIGVTGMFYRVDYLEEAGYKAEDLENITWDEYIEIGKVVKEKTGKYMATINPNDEALTSILLQSAGSWYITPDNKGNFVDNPAMTETLRVYKAIADSGIAKPVTGWSEFVGSFNAGDVATVVSGVWQIASIMDAQDQSGKWRVAPIPRLNVEGGVNASNEGGSSWFVLEESANKDLAIDFLASTMGSSTEFYERFLTENGGVGSFIPAFSSEVYNQKPEFFGGQAIYSDFTRWSTEVPGISLGMYTQEAKDALKNELPNILNGADLTQSLANIQKHFGQQVQ from the coding sequence GTGAAAAAATGGTTATCCATGTTGCTGCTGGTTTCTATGACAGCATCACTGCTGGCGGCGTGCGGTTCTTCGAATTCGGGCTCTGCGGACAAGGGTGGCAATGAAGCCGGAAGCGGCGGAACAAAGAAAGTCGTTGCCTGGGCGTGGGATCCTTCCTTTAACGGAGCTGCGCTGAAAATTGCCGAGGATCTGTACAAGAAAGACCATCCAGATTTCCAGCTGGAAGTTATCGATATGGCGAAAACGGATCTGGAGCAAAAGCTGAACACGAACCTGGCTGCAGGCGTTAAAGACGGGCTGCCGGACATCATTCTGGTGAACGATCCGAACATTCAAAAATACGTTACCGCTTATCCGGGAACGTTTGCTGATTTTAAAGAAAAGGTAGACTTTACGCAATTTTCTCCATATAAGGTAGATGCGCTGCGGATCGAAGATAAGATTTACGGCGTTCCGTTCGACATCGGCGTAACGGGCATGTTCTACCGCGTTGATTATTTGGAGGAAGCCGGCTATAAGGCCGAGGACCTCGAGAACATTACTTGGGATGAATATATTGAAATCGGTAAAGTCGTCAAAGAAAAAACAGGCAAATACATGGCGACCATCAACCCGAACGACGAAGCCTTGACTTCGATTCTGCTTCAATCCGCCGGATCCTGGTACATTACGCCGGATAACAAAGGCAACTTCGTAGACAATCCGGCCATGACCGAGACGCTTCGCGTGTATAAAGCGATTGCTGATTCAGGAATTGCCAAGCCGGTAACGGGCTGGAGCGAATTCGTAGGCAGCTTCAACGCCGGCGACGTGGCTACGGTCGTATCCGGGGTATGGCAAATCGCTTCGATCATGGATGCCCAGGATCAAAGCGGCAAATGGCGTGTAGCACCCATTCCGAGACTGAATGTGGAAGGCGGCGTCAATGCTTCCAACGAGGGTGGTTCCAGCTGGTTTGTACTTGAGGAATCCGCAAATAAAGATTTGGCGATTGACTTCCTCGCTTCCACGATGGGCAGCAGCACGGAATTTTATGAGCGTTTCCTGACTGAAAACGGAGGAGTCGGCTCCTTTATCCCAGCTTTCTCCAGCGAAGTATACAATCAGAAGCCTGAATTCTTCGGTGGTCAGGCAATTTACAGCGATTTCACAAGATGGTCGACCGAGGTTCCGGGTATTTCTTTGGGAATGTACACGCAAGAGGCCAAGGACGCCCTCAAGAACGAGCTGCCTAACATTTTGAACGGTGCGGACCTGACTCAGAGCTTGGCTAACATTCAGAAACATTTTGGACAGCAGGTGCAATAA
- a CDS encoding response regulator transcription factor: MEERSANYRVMIVDDEAILRTGMLHLCNWSEYGIEIVAQASNGLEALQYIEDVHPHVVITDIVMPIMDGVEFAKIMGMEHPEIKIVVLSSYSEFNYVREVFKYGVTDYLLKPKVSAAELISLIQSLCSGMDLSEQNQPSVKNDPALLLGQWLGSSHIEEDKHNDALLQELGRRFDSELFVMAKASTSLLLLRTTYTQSQLEQILLELAAKHLHGLNYALVFLKNECLLLVNYESDRSVEILSALKRFADSASEALSYMSFVLSNPFQDLRQMKSEHIRLTPYLGKLLYFTGQALVAEDDITVQSEKAEFNQEHFTAALRSFSIDEASAQLETLFSESTDSMAYDEYSLKRLCQNLIYTAMSTLEQMKQPVAELGSSKLKLFKRIDLAYDIEELRGIILQFLQNLKEILPAPEQQQSPILQQIYAYVHKNYANEISLSEMADSLHLNYSYLSSYFKQRTGENLTSYINRVRTDKAKELLMDHKLSVSEISRLTGFSDHNYFSKVFKKITGMTPVEYRNKIPS, encoded by the coding sequence ATGGAAGAACGCTCCGCAAACTATCGGGTCATGATCGTGGATGATGAAGCGATCCTGCGCACAGGCATGCTGCATCTATGTAATTGGAGCGAATATGGAATTGAAATTGTTGCCCAAGCTTCAAATGGTTTGGAGGCGCTGCAATATATAGAAGACGTTCATCCCCATGTGGTGATTACCGATATAGTCATGCCGATCATGGACGGCGTCGAGTTTGCCAAAATCATGGGCATGGAGCACCCTGAAATTAAAATCGTGGTGCTGAGCAGCTACAGCGAATTCAATTACGTGCGCGAGGTATTCAAATATGGAGTTACTGACTATTTGCTTAAGCCTAAAGTCTCTGCTGCTGAATTGATTTCATTGATTCAATCGCTGTGCAGCGGGATGGATTTAAGCGAACAGAACCAGCCTTCTGTGAAAAATGATCCTGCCCTGCTGCTGGGACAATGGCTTGGCAGCAGCCATATAGAGGAAGACAAGCACAATGATGCCCTGCTTCAGGAGCTTGGCCGGCGCTTCGATTCCGAGCTCTTCGTCATGGCCAAAGCCAGTACAAGCCTGCTGCTTTTAAGAACCACTTATACGCAGAGCCAACTGGAGCAGATCCTCCTCGAACTGGCAGCGAAGCATTTACACGGGCTGAATTATGCTCTCGTATTTTTGAAAAACGAATGTCTATTGCTCGTCAACTATGAGTCTGATCGGTCCGTTGAGATATTATCCGCCCTCAAGCGGTTTGCAGACTCGGCCTCGGAAGCCCTATCCTACATGTCATTCGTTCTTTCAAATCCCTTTCAAGACCTACGGCAAATGAAATCAGAGCATATCAGGCTGACTCCTTATCTCGGGAAGCTGCTATATTTTACGGGGCAAGCGCTCGTTGCCGAGGATGATATCACGGTGCAGAGCGAAAAGGCGGAGTTTAATCAGGAGCATTTTACGGCAGCGCTGCGCAGCTTCTCCATCGATGAAGCTAGCGCGCAATTGGAAACGCTTTTCTCGGAAAGTACAGACAGCATGGCCTATGACGAATACAGCCTGAAGCGCCTATGCCAGAATCTCATTTATACGGCAATGAGCACGCTGGAGCAAATGAAGCAGCCCGTAGCCGAGCTAGGCTCGTCTAAGCTGAAGCTGTTCAAAAGAATCGATCTCGCTTATGATATCGAAGAGCTTAGAGGCATCATCCTGCAGTTCCTGCAGAATCTGAAGGAAATTCTCCCAGCGCCGGAACAGCAGCAATCGCCGATTCTCCAGCAAATTTACGCATACGTCCACAAGAACTATGCCAACGAAATATCGCTATCGGAAATGGCCGACAGTCTGCATTTGAATTATAGCTATTTGTCCTCCTATTTCAAACAGCGCACGGGCGAGAATCTGACTTCGTACATCAACCGGGTGCGGACGGACAAGGCCAAGGAGCTGCTCATGGATCATAAGCTGTCGGTGTCGGAAATCAGCCGGTTGACGGGATTTTCGGATCACAACTATTTCTCTAAAGTATTCAAGAAAATAACCGGGATGACTCCCGTGGAATATCGCAATAAAATCCCATCATAA